One Cicer arietinum cultivar CDC Frontier isolate Library 1 chromosome 8, Cicar.CDCFrontier_v2.0, whole genome shotgun sequence DNA segment encodes these proteins:
- the LOC101511620 gene encoding small ribosomal subunit protein uS8z/uS8w-like: MVRVSVLNDALKSMYNAEKRGKRQVMIRPSSKVIIKFLMVMQKHGYIGEFEYVDDHRAGKIVVELNGRLNKCGVISPRFDVGVKEIEGWTARLLPSRQFGYIVLTTSAGIMDHEEARRKNVGGKVLGFFY; the protein is encoded by the exons ATGGTGAGAGTGAGTGTGCTGAATGATGCTCTAAAGAGCATGTACAATGCTGAGAAAAGAGGAAAGCGCCAAGTCATGATTAGACCATCATCCAAAGTCATCATCAAATTCCTTATGGTTATGCAGAAGCAtg GATACATTGGAGAATTTGAGTATGTTGATGACCATAGAGCTGGTAAGATTGTTGTTGAATTAAATGGTAGGCTGAATAAGTGTGGTGTTATTAGTCCCCGTTTTGATGTTGGTGTCAAAGAGATTGAAGGTTGGACTGCCAGACTTCTTCCTTCCAGACAG TTTGGGTATATTGTTTTGACTACCTCTGCTGGTATTATGGATCATGAAGAGGCTAGGAGAAAGAATGTTGGTGGCAAGGTCCTTGGTTTCTTCTATTAG